A stretch of the Cryptosporangium phraense genome encodes the following:
- a CDS encoding ABC-F family ATP-binding cassette domain-containing protein — MGYVEASGLGHTLPDGRELFRDVSFRVGDGATVALVGANGAGKTTLLRMVSGDLAPERGSITRTGGLGVMRQFIGSVRDQTSVRDLLVSLAPAAIRTAGERLEQAELAMMERDDEPTQLRYADALVGWGDAGGYDAEVLWDTVTVAALGVPFDRAQHRMVRTLSGGEQKRLALEALLRGREEVLLLDEPDNYLDVPGKRWLEERLVETPKTVLFVSHDRELLARTATHVVTLEAHTAWTHGGGFESYHEARTARLDRLDELHRRWNEEHTRLKELVRTLQQQAKNSEAMAAKYHAMQTRLAKFEEAGPPPERPTEEKVKMRLGGGRTGVRAVICEQLELTGLMKPFDLEVYYGERVAVLGANGSGKSHFLRLLAGDAVAHTGVQRLGARVVPGLFAQTHEHPEWVGKPLVEILGRGEGTRRGLDRGRAISALRRYGLQSQADQDFATLSGGQQARFQVLLLELQGCTLLLLDEPTDNLDVQSAEALEEGLEAFDGTVLAVTHDRWFARSFDRFLSFAADGKVRETAEPVWDSGRVERAR, encoded by the coding sequence GTGGGCTACGTCGAAGCATCTGGGCTCGGGCATACGCTGCCCGATGGTCGTGAACTGTTCCGCGATGTGTCGTTCCGGGTAGGAGACGGCGCCACCGTCGCGCTCGTCGGCGCCAACGGCGCGGGGAAGACGACGCTGCTGCGGATGGTCTCCGGCGACCTCGCGCCGGAGCGGGGATCGATCACGCGGACGGGCGGGCTGGGCGTCATGCGCCAGTTCATCGGCTCGGTGCGCGACCAGACCAGCGTGCGCGACCTGCTCGTGAGCCTGGCCCCGGCCGCCATCCGGACCGCGGGGGAGCGGCTCGAGCAGGCCGAGCTCGCGATGATGGAGCGCGACGACGAACCGACCCAGCTGCGCTACGCCGACGCGCTGGTCGGCTGGGGCGACGCCGGTGGCTACGACGCCGAGGTGCTGTGGGACACGGTCACGGTCGCCGCGCTCGGCGTCCCGTTCGACCGGGCCCAGCACCGGATGGTCCGGACGCTGTCCGGCGGCGAGCAGAAACGGCTCGCGCTGGAGGCGCTGCTCCGCGGCCGCGAGGAGGTCCTGCTGCTCGACGAGCCCGACAACTACCTCGACGTGCCGGGCAAGCGCTGGCTCGAGGAGCGGCTGGTCGAGACGCCGAAGACCGTCCTGTTCGTCAGCCACGACCGCGAGCTGCTGGCCCGCACGGCCACGCACGTCGTCACGCTCGAGGCACACACGGCCTGGACGCACGGCGGCGGGTTCGAGAGCTACCACGAGGCCCGCACCGCCCGCCTCGACCGGCTCGACGAGCTGCACCGGCGCTGGAACGAGGAGCACACCCGTCTCAAGGAGCTGGTCCGGACGCTGCAGCAGCAGGCCAAGAACAGCGAGGCGATGGCCGCGAAGTACCACGCGATGCAGACCCGCCTGGCCAAGTTCGAGGAGGCCGGCCCGCCGCCGGAACGGCCGACCGAAGAGAAGGTGAAGATGCGCCTGGGCGGCGGACGCACCGGCGTCCGGGCCGTGATCTGCGAGCAGCTCGAGCTCACCGGGCTGATGAAGCCTTTCGACCTCGAGGTCTACTACGGCGAGCGGGTCGCGGTGCTGGGCGCGAACGGGTCCGGCAAGAGCCACTTCCTGCGCCTCCTGGCCGGTGACGCGGTGGCCCACACCGGCGTACAGCGGCTCGGTGCCCGGGTCGTCCCCGGCCTGTTCGCCCAGACCCACGAGCACCCGGAGTGGGTCGGCAAGCCGCTGGTCGAGATCCTCGGCCGGGGCGAGGGCACCCGGCGGGGCCTGGACCGCGGCCGGGCGATCTCGGCGCTGCGCCGGTACGGGCTGCAGTCGCAGGCCGACCAGGACTTCGCCACGCTCTCCGGCGGCCAGCAGGCCCGGTTCCAGGTGCTGCTGCTCGAGCTGCAGGGCTGCACGCTGCTGCTGCTCGACGAGCCGACCGACAACCTCGACGTCCAGTCGGCCGAGGCGCTGGAGGAGGGGCTCGAGGCGTTCGACGGCACGGTGCTGGCGGTGACGCACGACCGGTGGTTCGCCCGGAGCTTCGACCGGTTCCTGTCGTTCGCCGCCGACGGCAAGGTCCGGGAGACCGCGGAGCCGGTCTGGGACTCCGGCCGCGTCGAACGAGCCCGCTAG
- a CDS encoding ABC transporter permease subunit, producing the protein MIRAELTKLFSLRSTAILLGLSVLAAAGLSALLGSAMRDVPDERFDPLFASFYGMTVAQLALVVFAVQAIGSEYRSGTIRWSLLAVPRRGSFYAAKAVATFALLAATALVMVPATFVPAQIALAGRGIGPADADAPEALAGAWIYLVLLGLFAFGVATALRNPVVSLGILLPLLLLGSQGLGNVPGINVVTQYLPDQLGWVILHLAGPQDDPRWARSYGPWTGLGLLAVWTLAALAAGYVVLRRRDA; encoded by the coding sequence GTGATCCGGGCCGAGCTGACGAAGCTGTTCTCGCTGCGGTCGACCGCGATCCTGCTCGGGCTGAGCGTGCTGGCCGCGGCCGGGCTGAGCGCGCTGCTGGGTTCGGCGATGCGGGACGTTCCGGACGAGCGCTTCGACCCGCTGTTCGCCTCGTTCTACGGGATGACGGTGGCCCAGCTGGCGCTGGTGGTGTTCGCGGTGCAGGCGATCGGGTCGGAGTACCGGTCCGGCACGATCCGTTGGTCGCTGCTGGCCGTTCCGCGGCGCGGCTCGTTCTACGCGGCGAAGGCCGTGGCGACGTTCGCGCTGCTGGCCGCGACGGCGCTCGTCATGGTGCCGGCCACGTTCGTCCCGGCGCAGATCGCGCTGGCCGGGCGGGGCATCGGCCCGGCCGACGCCGACGCCCCGGAAGCGCTGGCCGGCGCCTGGATCTACCTGGTCCTGCTCGGGCTGTTCGCATTCGGGGTCGCGACCGCGCTGCGCAACCCGGTCGTGTCGCTGGGGATCCTGTTGCCGCTGCTGCTGCTCGGCTCACAGGGGCTGGGCAACGTGCCCGGGATCAACGTCGTCACCCAGTACCTTCCCGACCAGCTCGGCTGGGTGATCCTGCACCTGGCCGGCCCGCAGGACGACCCGCGCTGGGCGCGCTCGTACGGCCCGTGGACCGGCCTGGGGCTGCTCGCCGTCTGGACCCTGGCCGCCCTGGCCGCGGGCTACGTCGTCCTGAGACGCCGGGACGCCTAG
- a CDS encoding sensor histidine kinase — translation MGALVLYLLVLGTSFVAGRWVVPRWLVASSALGALGVPVALSLGRPALTPQFATSYLVFVGLPLAAGAYLRQHRRLLAVLTARNDELAGQERLRERLRIARDMHDSLGHRLGLASMRAAAIEVSDAPAAHRAAVAELAGYVREAASELHDVVGALREGPGLDAVEALIAEHRRAGADVTLTSRGTPSALDRGAELAAYRVLEEGLTNAGKHAPGRPVRVTLDWEADTLLVSLENPAPADAGPGAAAGPGPGHGLAGLAERVTQAGGLLTSRREPGAFRLSAMLPAATAPGRASGDGVWSGRSVGLGALTAVILFGVLPVAMLLGGG, via the coding sequence ATGGGTGCCCTCGTGCTCTACCTGCTGGTGCTGGGGACGTCGTTCGTCGCCGGGCGTTGGGTGGTGCCACGGTGGCTCGTGGCCTCCTCGGCGCTCGGGGCGCTCGGGGTGCCGGTGGCGTTGTCGCTGGGTCGTCCCGCGCTGACGCCTCAGTTCGCGACCTCGTACCTGGTGTTCGTCGGGTTACCGCTGGCGGCGGGCGCGTACCTGCGTCAGCACCGGCGGCTGCTGGCCGTGCTGACGGCCCGCAACGACGAGCTGGCCGGGCAGGAGCGGCTGCGCGAGCGGCTCCGGATCGCGCGGGACATGCACGACTCGCTCGGGCACCGGCTCGGGTTGGCGTCGATGCGGGCGGCCGCGATCGAGGTCAGCGACGCTCCGGCGGCGCACCGGGCGGCGGTCGCCGAGCTGGCCGGCTACGTGCGGGAGGCCGCGTCCGAGCTGCACGACGTCGTCGGGGCGCTGCGGGAAGGGCCCGGGCTGGACGCGGTCGAGGCGCTGATCGCCGAACACCGGCGAGCCGGGGCCGACGTGACGCTGACGAGCCGGGGGACGCCGAGCGCCCTCGATCGGGGAGCCGAGCTGGCGGCGTACCGGGTGCTGGAGGAAGGACTCACCAACGCGGGCAAGCACGCCCCGGGCCGCCCGGTGCGCGTCACGCTCGACTGGGAGGCCGACACGCTCCTGGTGAGCCTGGAGAACCCCGCGCCGGCCGATGCCGGGCCGGGCGCCGCCGCCGGGCCGGGCCCGGGTCACGGGCTGGCCGGGCTGGCCGAGCGGGTCACCCAGGCCGGTGGCCTGCTCACGTCCCGGCGCGAGCCGGGAGCGTTCCGCTTGTCGGCGATGCTCCCGGCCGCGACGGCTCCCGGCCGGGCGAGCGGCGATGGGGTGTGGTCGGGGCGGAGCGTCGGGCTCGGGGCGTTGACCGCGGTCATCCTGTTCGGGGTGTTGCCCGTAGCGATGTTGCTCGGGGGTGGATGA
- a CDS encoding response regulator transcription factor: MIRVLVADDEPLIRAGIRAVLESDPQLTVVAEVADGRSAVERATAPGVDVVLVDIRMPLLDGLGVVEEVHRRNPALPVVVLTSFGAEPNVLRAVQHRAAGFVLKNCAPAELIGAVRAAHAGDAYLSPAVARIVLGMVAPGDAERRRTAGARLAALSDRERDVADLVAEGLSNAAIGSRLRMTEPTIKTYVSRILTKLGCENRVQVALLVTSACRGRRS; this comes from the coding sequence GTGATCCGGGTTCTGGTGGCGGACGACGAGCCGTTGATCCGGGCGGGCATCCGGGCCGTGCTGGAGTCGGACCCGCAGCTCACGGTGGTGGCCGAGGTGGCGGACGGGCGGTCCGCGGTCGAGCGCGCCACCGCGCCGGGCGTCGACGTGGTGCTCGTCGACATCCGGATGCCGCTGCTCGACGGGCTGGGCGTCGTCGAGGAGGTGCACCGGCGGAACCCCGCGCTGCCGGTCGTCGTCCTCACGTCGTTCGGCGCGGAGCCGAACGTCCTCCGGGCCGTGCAGCACCGGGCGGCCGGGTTCGTGCTCAAGAACTGCGCACCGGCCGAGCTGATCGGCGCGGTCCGGGCCGCGCACGCGGGCGACGCCTACCTGTCGCCCGCCGTCGCCCGGATCGTCCTCGGGATGGTCGCGCCCGGCGACGCGGAGCGCCGCCGGACCGCCGGAGCCCGGCTGGCCGCGCTGAGCGACCGCGAGCGGGACGTGGCCGACCTGGTGGCCGAGGGCCTCTCGAACGCGGCCATCGGCAGCCGGCTACGGATGACCGAGCCGACGATCAAGACCTACGTCAGCCGGATCCTCACCAAGCTGGGCTGCGAGAACCGGGTCCAGGTGGCGCTGCTGGTCACTTCCGCTTGTCGAGGGCGTCGATCGTGA
- the rplM gene encoding 50S ribosomal protein L13 translates to MRTFSPKAGDVQRQWHVIDAEDVVLGRLATHAAQLLRGKHKPIFAPHVDTGDFVIVVNASKVALTGNKRETKVAYRHSGYPGGLKRVGYNELLETRPERAIELAVRGMLPKNKLGRQLLSKLKVYAGPEHPHSAQKPTPFEITQVAQ, encoded by the coding sequence GTGCGTACGTTTAGCCCGAAGGCCGGAGACGTCCAGCGTCAGTGGCACGTCATCGACGCAGAAGACGTCGTCCTCGGACGGCTCGCGACCCACGCAGCCCAGCTGCTGCGCGGCAAGCACAAGCCGATCTTCGCGCCCCACGTCGACACCGGTGACTTCGTCATCGTCGTCAACGCCTCCAAGGTCGCGCTGACCGGCAACAAGCGCGAGACGAAGGTCGCCTACCGGCACTCCGGTTACCCGGGCGGCCTCAAGCGCGTCGGTTACAACGAGCTGCTGGAGACGCGGCCGGAGCGGGCCATCGAGCTCGCCGTCCGCGGCATGCTGCCGAAGAACAAGCTCGGCCGCCAGCTGCTGAGCAAGCTCAAGGTCTACGCCGGCCCGGAGCACCCGCACAGCGCCCAGAAGCCGACGCCGTTCGAGATCACCCAGGTCGCCCAGTAG
- the rpsI gene encoding 30S ribosomal protein S9 produces MTIPVVAEKPIQTVGRRKEAIVRVRIIPGTGQFKLNGRTLEEYFPNKVHQQLIREPFVTLEKNEQFDVVASLRGGGITGQAGALRLAIARALITVEPDDRPALKKAGFLTRDPRVKERKKYGLKKARKAPQYSKR; encoded by the coding sequence GTGACCATCCCTGTCGTCGCGGAGAAGCCGATCCAGACGGTCGGCCGCCGCAAGGAGGCCATCGTCCGGGTCCGCATCATCCCGGGCACCGGCCAGTTCAAGCTCAACGGCCGCACCCTCGAGGAGTACTTCCCGAACAAGGTGCACCAGCAGCTCATCCGTGAGCCGTTCGTCACCCTCGAGAAGAACGAGCAGTTCGACGTCGTCGCGAGCCTGCGCGGCGGGGGCATCACCGGCCAGGCCGGTGCGCTGCGTCTCGCGATCGCGCGTGCGCTCATCACCGTCGAGCCCGACGACCGCCCGGCCCTGAAGAAGGCCGGCTTCCTCACCCGTGACCCCCGGGTCAAGGAGCGGAAGAAGTACGGCCTGAAGAAGGCCCGCAAGGCGCCTCAGTACTCGAAGCGCTAA
- the glmM gene encoding phosphoglucosamine mutase — protein MGRLFGTDGVRGLANGDLTPELAMAVAVAAAHVLAGVEGPRPVAVVGRDPRVSGEMLEAAVCAGLASAGADVTRVGVLPTPAVAHLTAELNADLGVMLSASHNPMPDNGIKLFARGGHKLPDEIEDAIEEAIRHNAAREWTRPAGAGVGRIGDYTAGGEKYVEHLLSTLPHRLDGIKVVVDCANGAASTAAPELYRQAGAEVVAIAAEPDGLNINEGVGSTHLDVVRAAVLEHGADLGIAHDGDADRCLAVDADGNDVDGDQIMAILALAMKDAGTLIDDTLVVTVMSNLGLTIAMKDAGINLVTTGVGDRYVLEALRAQNLALGGEQSGHVVMPAHATTGDGLLTALHLMARMASTGKTIAELAGAVTRLPQVLINVRVADKAAVAEAESVATAVAEAERELGGTGRVLLRPSGTERLIRVMVEAKSQDDAEAIARRIAKVVADVG, from the coding sequence ATGGGTCGTCTGTTCGGTACCGACGGAGTGCGAGGCCTCGCCAACGGCGACCTCACGCCGGAACTCGCGATGGCGGTGGCCGTCGCGGCGGCGCACGTGCTGGCCGGGGTCGAGGGTCCGCGTCCGGTGGCGGTCGTGGGTCGTGACCCGCGGGTCAGCGGCGAGATGCTCGAGGCGGCGGTCTGCGCCGGTCTGGCGAGCGCGGGCGCGGACGTGACCAGAGTCGGCGTGCTGCCCACGCCGGCCGTCGCCCACCTCACCGCCGAGCTCAACGCGGATCTCGGGGTCATGCTGTCGGCCAGCCACAACCCGATGCCCGACAACGGCATCAAGCTCTTCGCGCGCGGCGGCCACAAGCTCCCCGACGAGATCGAGGACGCGATCGAGGAAGCGATCCGGCACAACGCGGCCCGCGAGTGGACGCGTCCGGCCGGCGCCGGCGTCGGACGCATCGGCGACTACACCGCCGGCGGCGAGAAGTACGTCGAGCACCTGCTCAGCACGCTGCCCCACCGGCTCGACGGCATCAAGGTCGTCGTCGACTGCGCGAACGGTGCCGCGTCGACCGCCGCACCGGAGCTGTACCGGCAGGCCGGGGCCGAGGTCGTCGCGATCGCGGCCGAGCCCGACGGGCTCAACATCAACGAGGGCGTCGGCTCCACCCACCTCGACGTGGTCCGGGCCGCGGTGCTGGAGCACGGTGCCGACCTCGGGATCGCCCACGACGGCGATGCCGACCGCTGCCTCGCCGTGGACGCCGACGGCAACGACGTCGACGGTGACCAGATCATGGCCATCCTCGCGCTCGCGATGAAGGACGCGGGCACGCTGATCGACGACACGCTCGTCGTCACGGTGATGAGCAACCTGGGCCTGACGATCGCGATGAAGGACGCCGGCATCAACCTGGTCACGACCGGCGTCGGCGACCGGTACGTGCTCGAGGCGCTGCGGGCCCAGAACCTGGCGCTGGGCGGCGAGCAGAGCGGGCACGTCGTGATGCCGGCCCACGCCACCACCGGCGACGGGCTGCTCACCGCGCTCCACCTGATGGCGCGCATGGCGTCCACCGGGAAGACGATCGCCGAGCTGGCGGGCGCGGTGACGCGTCTGCCGCAGGTGCTGATCAACGTCCGGGTGGCCGACAAGGCGGCGGTCGCCGAGGCCGAGTCGGTCGCGACCGCGGTCGCCGAGGCCGAGCGGGAGCTGGGCGGCACCGGCCGGGTGCTGCTCCGCCCGTCGGGAACCGAGCGGCTGATCCGGGTCATGGTCGAGGCGAAGAGCCAGGACGACGCCGAGGCGATCGCCCGCCGGATCGCGAAGGTAGTGGCCGACGTCGGTTAG
- a CDS encoding phosphatase PAP2 family protein, with protein MVACVAAVPVAVLAIVVKHVGGPVGRLDLAVARGLNGFAVDHAWFVDVLDWISTAGHPATFRIGATVAALWLLSVDRPRLAFWTLMTTWGGALLGVVLKVVVTRARPTLPDAVAHADGYSFPSGHALGAFVGCAVLLLLWLDLARPSRAWIGWALAGLTTLAVCFSRVGLGVHYLSDVVGGCLVGLGWTAATTIVFQLWRRDAGLPAVALSRGIEPEREEPDADPRPLPPWWGSVAETGRWLPTLVPFWIGLVAITAGIGWVASRAADDTGLNRWFADHRTPVLDDLTAFGTLIGETGTVTVITIATWLAARLVYRRWLEPTVMLFAVLGEVWGFVLVTALVDRPRPPVPHLDNAPPTSSFPSGHTAATVCCYGALAILLGGRRKGWYLAGVGVLAAVVGLCRVYRGMHHPTDVLAGAAYGAVWLTIVVVLMLQRSPLTVRKVRTRRRT; from the coding sequence GTGGTGGCCTGTGTGGCCGCGGTCCCGGTCGCGGTGCTGGCCATCGTCGTCAAGCACGTCGGCGGTCCGGTGGGACGGCTCGACCTCGCGGTCGCGCGCGGCCTCAACGGCTTCGCCGTCGACCACGCCTGGTTCGTCGACGTGCTCGACTGGATCTCGACGGCCGGGCATCCGGCGACGTTCCGGATCGGGGCGACGGTGGCGGCGCTCTGGCTGCTGTCGGTGGACCGTCCGCGGCTCGCGTTCTGGACCTTGATGACGACGTGGGGCGGCGCGCTGCTGGGCGTCGTCCTGAAAGTGGTCGTGACCAGGGCCAGACCGACGCTGCCGGACGCGGTGGCACACGCGGACGGCTATTCGTTCCCCTCGGGTCACGCGCTGGGCGCGTTCGTGGGCTGCGCGGTCCTGCTGTTGCTCTGGCTGGACCTGGCCCGGCCGAGCCGGGCCTGGATCGGCTGGGCCCTGGCCGGCCTCACCACGCTGGCGGTCTGCTTCTCCCGGGTGGGGCTGGGCGTGCACTACCTGAGCGACGTCGTCGGCGGGTGCCTGGTCGGCCTGGGCTGGACCGCGGCGACGACGATCGTCTTCCAGCTCTGGCGCCGGGACGCCGGACTGCCCGCGGTGGCCCTCTCGCGCGGGATCGAGCCCGAGCGCGAGGAGCCGGACGCCGACCCGCGCCCGCTGCCGCCGTGGTGGGGGAGCGTGGCCGAGACCGGCCGCTGGCTGCCGACGCTGGTGCCGTTCTGGATCGGTCTCGTGGCGATCACCGCCGGTATCGGGTGGGTGGCGTCCCGGGCCGCGGACGACACCGGGCTGAACCGCTGGTTCGCCGACCACCGCACGCCGGTACTCGACGACCTGACCGCGTTCGGGACGCTGATCGGGGAGACCGGGACGGTCACCGTGATCACGATCGCGACCTGGCTGGCCGCCCGGCTGGTGTACCGGCGCTGGCTCGAGCCGACCGTGATGCTGTTCGCGGTGCTCGGTGAGGTCTGGGGCTTCGTGCTCGTCACCGCACTCGTCGATCGGCCTCGGCCGCCGGTGCCGCACCTCGACAACGCGCCCCCGACCAGCAGTTTCCCGTCCGGCCACACGGCCGCGACCGTCTGCTGCTACGGGGCCCTGGCGATCCTGCTGGGCGGCCGCCGGAAGGGGTGGTACCTGGCCGGCGTCGGGGTGCTGGCCGCGGTCGTCGGACTCTGCCGGGTCTACCGGGGGATGCATCATCCGACCGACGTGCTGGCCGGTGCGGCCTACGGAGCGGTGTGGCTGACGATAGTGGTGGTGCTGATGTTGCAGAGATCACCGCTTACTGTCCGAAAGGTCAGGACTCGTCGCCGAACGTAG
- the glmS gene encoding glutamine--fructose-6-phosphate transaminase (isomerizing), giving the protein MCGIVGYTGPRRAVDIVVEGLRRLEYRGYDSAGVAVVDNGRVALEKKAGKLANLTSVLAEPTSTVGASAATTAIGHTRWATHGGPTDRNAHPHLSADGSIAVIHNGIIENFAVLRAELEDRGVEFRSDTDTETAAHLVAEAYWSLDGQNYGHTSTDAGPGRLAEAMRIVCRRLEGAFTLLVVHRDVPGVVVGARRNSPMVAGRGQGENFLASDVSAFIEYTREAVELGQDQVVEVTADDIVVTDFAGGAAEVRDYHVDWDVSAAEKGGYDYFMLKEIAEQPQAIADTLRGRLTEHNEIALDEVRLTDQDLRDIDKIFIIGCGTSYNAGLVGKYAIEHWTRIPVEVELASEFRYRDPVLDRSTLVIAISQSGETMDTIMALRHAKEQKARVLAVCNTNGSTIPRESDGVLYTHAGPEIAVASTKAFVTQIIAVYLVGLHLAQIRGIKYADEVAAIVDQLKATPDAVAEVLTTMEPVRKLARDLSGSQQVLFLGRHVGFPVALEGALKLKELAYMHAEGFAAGELKHGPISLIDDGVPVVITVPSPRGRSLLHDKIVSNIQEVRARGARTIVIAEEGDTAVEPYADHIVRVPRTTTLLAPLTTVVPLQVLACEIAAARGNDVDQPRNLAKSVTVE; this is encoded by the coding sequence ATGTGTGGAATCGTTGGCTACACCGGCCCGCGTCGTGCGGTCGACATCGTCGTGGAAGGTCTCCGGCGGCTCGAGTACCGGGGTTATGACTCCGCCGGTGTCGCGGTCGTGGACAACGGCCGCGTCGCGCTGGAGAAGAAGGCCGGCAAGCTGGCCAACCTGACGAGCGTGCTGGCCGAGCCGACGAGCACGGTCGGCGCGTCGGCCGCGACCACCGCGATCGGCCACACCCGCTGGGCGACGCACGGTGGGCCGACCGACCGCAACGCGCACCCGCACCTGTCGGCCGACGGCAGCATCGCGGTGATCCACAACGGCATCATCGAGAACTTCGCGGTGCTCCGGGCCGAGCTCGAAGACCGGGGCGTGGAGTTCCGCTCCGACACCGACACCGAGACCGCGGCGCACCTGGTCGCCGAGGCGTACTGGTCGCTGGACGGCCAGAACTACGGCCACACCAGCACCGACGCCGGCCCGGGCCGGCTGGCCGAGGCCATGCGCATCGTCTGCCGTCGGCTGGAGGGCGCGTTCACGCTGCTCGTCGTCCACCGGGACGTGCCGGGCGTCGTCGTCGGCGCGCGCCGGAACTCGCCGATGGTGGCCGGCCGGGGGCAGGGCGAGAACTTCCTGGCGTCGGACGTCTCGGCGTTCATCGAGTACACCCGCGAGGCCGTCGAGCTCGGGCAGGACCAGGTCGTCGAGGTCACCGCGGACGACATCGTCGTCACGGACTTCGCCGGCGGGGCCGCCGAGGTGCGCGACTACCACGTCGACTGGGACGTCTCGGCCGCCGAGAAGGGCGGCTACGACTACTTCATGCTCAAGGAGATCGCCGAGCAGCCCCAGGCGATCGCCGACACGCTGCGCGGACGCCTGACCGAGCACAACGAGATCGCGCTGGACGAGGTCCGCCTCACCGACCAGGACCTCCGCGACATCGACAAGATCTTCATCATCGGCTGCGGGACGTCGTACAACGCCGGCCTGGTCGGCAAGTACGCGATCGAGCACTGGACGCGGATCCCGGTCGAGGTCGAGCTGGCCAGCGAGTTCCGCTACCGCGACCCGGTGCTCGACCGGTCGACGCTGGTCATCGCGATCAGCCAGTCCGGCGAGACGATGGACACGATCATGGCGCTGCGCCACGCCAAGGAGCAGAAGGCGCGCGTACTGGCCGTCTGCAACACGAACGGCTCGACGATCCCGCGCGAGTCCGACGGCGTCCTCTACACGCACGCCGGGCCGGAGATCGCGGTCGCGTCGACCAAGGCGTTCGTCACCCAGATCATCGCGGTCTACCTGGTCGGCCTGCACCTCGCGCAGATCCGCGGCATCAAGTACGCGGACGAGGTCGCGGCGATCGTCGACCAGCTCAAGGCGACGCCGGACGCGGTCGCCGAGGTGCTCACGACGATGGAGCCGGTGCGCAAGCTGGCCCGGGACCTGTCCGGGTCGCAGCAGGTGCTCTTCCTCGGCCGGCACGTCGGGTTCCCGGTGGCGCTCGAGGGTGCGCTGAAGCTCAAGGAGCTCGCGTACATGCACGCCGAGGGCTTCGCCGCCGGTGAGCTCAAGCACGGCCCGATCTCGCTGATCGACGACGGGGTGCCGGTCGTCATCACGGTGCCGTCGCCGCGTGGGCGCAGCCTGCTGCACGACAAGATCGTGTCGAACATCCAGGAAGTGCGGGCCCGGGGCGCGCGGACGATCGTCATCGCCGAGGAGGGCGACACCGCGGTCGAGCCGTACGCCGACCACATCGTCCGGGTACCGCGGACGACGACGCTGCTGGCGCCGCTGACGACGGTCGTGCCGCTGCAGGTGCTGGCCTGCGAGATCGCCGCAGCCCGGGGCAACGACGTCGACCAGCCCCGCAACCTGGCGAAGTCCGTCACGGTCGAGTAA
- a CDS encoding SDR family oxidoreductase produces the protein MAPLSGRVALVTGAGRRAGIGAAIARRLVADGATVLLHGSEPTDELRGLAMDLAVDGARVATARADFVDPAAPGALVQEALDQFGHLDILIANHARSVPWEPFAAVTAEEIDLSYAVNTRATLLLVREYAAAGPANGRVVLMTSGQQHGPMPLEIPYASSKAALAGITLSLAAALAPHATVNCVNPGPTDTGWTTETEGFGRPEDAARLIAWLVGPEAGWVTGQVISSDGGFSLTRP, from the coding sequence ATGGCCCCACTGAGTGGACGAGTCGCCCTGGTCACCGGAGCCGGCCGCCGGGCCGGGATCGGCGCCGCGATCGCCCGCCGCCTGGTCGCCGACGGGGCGACCGTGCTGCTGCACGGCTCGGAACCGACCGACGAGTTGCGCGGGCTGGCGATGGATCTAGCCGTCGACGGCGCCCGCGTCGCCACCGCGCGGGCCGACTTCGTCGATCCGGCCGCGCCGGGTGCGCTGGTGCAGGAGGCCCTCGACCAGTTCGGCCATCTCGACATCCTGATCGCGAACCACGCCCGGTCGGTGCCGTGGGAGCCGTTCGCGGCGGTCACCGCCGAGGAGATCGACTTGTCGTACGCGGTGAACACCCGAGCCACCCTGCTCCTCGTCCGGGAGTACGCGGCCGCCGGGCCGGCGAACGGACGGGTCGTGCTGATGACGTCGGGGCAGCAACACGGGCCGATGCCGCTGGAGATCCCGTACGCATCGAGCAAGGCGGCGCTGGCCGGCATCACGCTGAGCCTGGCCGCCGCGCTCGCGCCGCACGCCACCGTCAACTGCGTCAACCCCGGTCCGACCGACACCGGGTGGACCACCGAGACCGAGGGCTTCGGCCGGCCCGAGGACGCCGCCCGCCTGATCGCCTGGCTGGTCGGCCCGGAAGCGGGCTGGGTGACCGGCCAGGTGATCAGCTCGGACGGCGGATTCAGCCTTACTCGACCGTGA
- a CDS encoding holo-ACP synthase yields MIVSVGIDVVLVERFAAAVARTPNFVERLFTPEERLTADGHPRPADSLAARFAAKEAVAKALGAPGGLSWHDCEVVADRDGRPWLTVRGTVAEAAAERNITRWHLSLSHDGGIASAMVVAEAA; encoded by the coding sequence GTGATCGTCAGTGTCGGCATCGACGTGGTGCTCGTCGAACGGTTCGCGGCGGCGGTGGCCCGTACCCCGAACTTCGTGGAGCGGTTGTTCACCCCGGAGGAACGGCTCACCGCCGACGGGCACCCGCGCCCGGCGGATTCCCTGGCCGCCCGGTTCGCCGCCAAGGAGGCCGTGGCCAAGGCCCTCGGGGCGCCCGGCGGCCTGTCCTGGCACGACTGCGAGGTCGTGGCCGATCGAGACGGCCGGCCGTGGCTCACGGTGCGCGGCACGGTCGCCGAAGCTGCGGCTGAGCGAAACATCACCCGCTGGCACCTCTCCCTCTCCCACGACGGCGGGATCGCATCGGCAATGGTGGTGGCGGAGGCAGCGTGA